The Candidatus Zymogenaceae bacterium region GAAAACATTAAAAACCGGAAGGTGGATCTGTTGCATCACTTCAACAGGGTGTTGCTCCAAAACATGGAAGAGGAAAAAGACTCCGTCATCATCATCGACGAGGCCCAGCTCATCACCGATCGGCAGTCCTTCGAGGAACTGCGACTGCTGTTGAACTTCCAGTTGAACAACCGGTTTCTCCTGACCCTCATACTGCTGGGCCAGCCGGAACTGAACGACACGCTGAAAAGCATACCCCAGTTCGAACAGCGCATTGCCCTGAAATATCACCTGTCGAGCCTCGAGTACGAAGAAACGGTCAAGTACATCGAGTTTCGACTGAGAAAGGCGGGACTTTCCCGAACCGTCTTCACCTCGGGAGCCCTCGAGCTCATCTATGAATATTCCGAGGGGATACCCCGGAAGATCAACAACCTCTGTGACATGGCCCTCCTCATGGGTTGGAGCATGAAAAGCGAATATGTAAGCGAACATATAGTCAATAATATCCTTAACGAGAAAAGACAGTGGTAAAAATATCCGATATCATTCGAGACGAAGATGAACTTCTCTCGAAAAAGAAAAAATCGAAAGACACGGCACAAAAACCCTCCGATACATCGAAAGGCATGGAATTCAGTACAATGATGAACGAAACCGACATGAGCAGCACGAAAAACGGGGAATCTCGGAACAGGCCGTTTCACAGCGACTCGGAGAACGAGCAGGCGGAAGATATCCTGTCCCGACTGCACACCTCGCTCACCGACATGTACAATCAGGTTCGAAACGGAGATGCCCCCGATTTTTCGTTGATGGAATCGCTGACAGCGGAATTCATCTCGTCCATGGATACCTTCGAAAATTACTACATGCTCCGCGCATATGCCGATTACGACTACACGGACCTCGCTCAAAGCGCCATATGGACCACGCTTTTCACCACAAAAATCGCCACACGGATGGGCATCCCCGAACCCCAAAAAACCAACTGCGCCCTCTGCGGCCTGTTTCACGATATCGGACTCATGCTGATCCCCGATGAAATCGTGCAAAAGACCACGCCGCTATCAAAGAGCGAGCGAGACCTGTTGCGCTCCCATCCGAAGCTGGCCTACGACCTGGTCAACTCCGCTGATAGTCACTATACCTACCTTGCGGAGACAATCTACCAGGAACACGAATTCATCGACGGCACCGGGTACCCCCAGGGACTGACCGGCAAGCAGATCGGTCTCTATGCAAAAATCATCATGGTCGCCGACACCTACGACGCCCTTACCCACACCCGCGCGTATCATGACCGAAAGATCCCGCTGATAGCCATCAAGGAGATCATCGACACCAGAGCGAAAAAATACGATACCCGGGTGCTCAAGGCCTTCCTGGAGGAAATAACCCTCTTCCCGGTGGGATGCTACGTGAAGCTGAACAATCATGAGACGGGCCGGGTCATCGGGAGCATGGGCGGATCTCATTTTCGCCACGTGGTGGAAATCCTCTTCGATAGCAACGGCGATCCCCTCGGGATACCGCGAACCCTGGACCTGATGAAGTCGCCGCTCCTGTATATCGTCGAAGGGATCGACGAGCGAACCCTGGACATCGAACAAGGATAAACGTCCCATGAAACAGAACCACCTGGCATACTGTGTTTTGATCATCCTGTTCCTTCTGGGCACAGGATGCGCAACGGCGCCCACCATTCCCGCATACACCCTTGCTTCGACGCCAAAGGACACACACAACTATCAGCCGACTATCAAACCGGGAGACGAGATCACCATTACCATCTGGGAGCCGGACGAGCCCACCGAACTTGAGCTCATCGTTGATCGGAACGGCGCCATAGATGTGCTGTTTTTGGAAGACATCCCGGTTCTGGGCCTGACGGAAAGAGAGATGGACGATCTCTTGACCGGGATCCTCTCCGAATATTACGTTGATCCCATCGTGATGATCAGCATTCGGGAAATGGTGTATGTTATGGGGCAGGTAAACAAACCGGGGGCCTATGATTTTGAGAACGGCGTCACCCTGGCGTCGATACTGGCCTCCGCCGGAGGAGTTACACGGGATGCAAAACTCAAGCAGGTGCTGGTCATACGTGATTACTACGTCACCCCCAATATTATCATGTCCAACATGTCGGGTTTTCTGAAAAAGGGCTCCCTGAATGAAAATGTCATTCTCAAAAGCGGTGATGTCGTATATGTCCCCGCAACACATATTTCAGATATCGCGTATGTCGCCGATCAGATTGTAACGATACTCAAATCGGCGTTCTATCCCGCAGAGGCCATCGGCCTCACCATCATTCCGTAACAACCAGAGGATCTCCACAATATGGCGCAGTACGAAATACAGATCAAGGACCTCGTCAGGATTTTCAAAAAGAGAAAGGGAATTATCATCTTCTCCGCGGTGTCGCTGACGCTGATCAGCGCCCTGTTCGCCCAGATTAAATCGCCGACGTCGTTCTATGAGGCCACATCCAAGGTTAAGTATGATAAAA contains the following coding sequences:
- a CDS encoding AAA family ATPase; this encodes MYESYWGLLESPFENVPDPQFLYKSAQHKEALYRLLYGISRRKGCVMLTGEVGCGKTTLSRSLISRLPKDNYEVALIENPKISPTLLLGEIIYQLTGENIKNRKVDLLHHFNRVLLQNMEEEKDSVIIIDEAQLITDRQSFEELRLLLNFQLNNRFLLTLILLGQPELNDTLKSIPQFEQRIALKYHLSSLEYEETVKYIEFRLRKAGLSRTVFTSGALELIYEYSEGIPRKINNLCDMALLMGWSMKSEYVSEHIVNNILNEKRQW
- a CDS encoding HD domain-containing protein, producing the protein MVKISDIIRDEDELLSKKKKSKDTAQKPSDTSKGMEFSTMMNETDMSSTKNGESRNRPFHSDSENEQAEDILSRLHTSLTDMYNQVRNGDAPDFSLMESLTAEFISSMDTFENYYMLRAYADYDYTDLAQSAIWTTLFTTKIATRMGIPEPQKTNCALCGLFHDIGLMLIPDEIVQKTTPLSKSERDLLRSHPKLAYDLVNSADSHYTYLAETIYQEHEFIDGTGYPQGLTGKQIGLYAKIIMVADTYDALTHTRAYHDRKIPLIAIKEIIDTRAKKYDTRVLKAFLEEITLFPVGCYVKLNNHETGRVIGSMGGSHFRHVVEILFDSNGDPLGIPRTLDLMKSPLLYIVEGIDERTLDIEQG
- a CDS encoding polysaccharide export protein — protein: MKQNHLAYCVLIILFLLGTGCATAPTIPAYTLASTPKDTHNYQPTIKPGDEITITIWEPDEPTELELIVDRNGAIDVLFLEDIPVLGLTEREMDDLLTGILSEYYVDPIVMISIREMVYVMGQVNKPGAYDFENGVTLASILASAGGVTRDAKLKQVLVIRDYYVTPNIIMSNMSGFLKKGSLNENVILKSGDVVYVPATHISDIAYVADQIVTILKSAFYPAEAIGLTIIP